The DNA region aaaggaaaaaataagaaattgcAAAATGCACATCAAACAATTGAGAACAATTCCAACAAATCAGCACTTAATTGAACCGTAGCAATACAAATGCAACAAGAATCGTCTAGTTTATCAAGCAACACCGGGTGTTTATCATAGCACTTAGCATAAACAAAAAGGCAAACCACTCATTATCCATAGCTCATGCAAAGATAGTTAAACATGCCTTATAATGTTATCATgatcattaattatattcataattttgttGGTAGAATGATATATTAATGGCTCCCCGTAGATTTGGGAACAAGTTCAACCACTTCAAGATAAGCCACTAGCAGCAAGACAAGCAGGTGAAGGTGAAGACACAAAGATAATGCCAATTCAGAAGTTAGAAATACgaaaagttaaataaagaaaaaagatcAGGGTCATGGTTTTAGTTCTAGTCAATAACTtcagaaaaaaacaaaaaaaagaaagcAACTTTCGATGTCTCATACAAACAATTTATTCCAACATCTTCCCTAAAAAATTGGATCAATAAaagtttcaaatttaaacaacaaTCCTGAGAAAACCAAACCCACTAAAAATTTCCATTGATCGGATATTTTGCTTAAAAATCACGCTAATGAATAAATGAAGTTAAACAACCTTTTCCCTCTCGTCAGTACCATCAACAGTGGCCGAATTCTCAGCCAGAGCTTGATTGTGAACGTAATCGGCATCGTAGGAACCGCAATCGCCGCTGTACGTAAAGAAACAGTAAGAGGCGATGATGAAAACAGCGGCGGCGAAAGTGATCTCGACTTCCCATAAAGACGGCACGAGAAACTGGAAAACCGAGTCGATCATGCCGAAGTGATTGATTGATCTATGATGATGCCGACGATGTACGGAAAACGGTAAACGAATGTTTTGCGGAAATCAGTTGGGTATTTGAAATAGACGCATAAATTTGAGTGAAGAAATGGAAGAAGAAACTGGCATTGCAGAGaatgagagaaagagagagagatgagttGAAGTTGAAAGTATGAAGTGAATTTTGTTGAATGCGACAATTGAGCGTGAACAAAGGAAAGGGGAGAGAAATTGTGATGTCGACCGGTTAAATGACAAACCTAGACATCCGGTTCATGATACTTGAATGGATATAGGGTTTAATTCAAGCAAATATAGGGGTATTTTGGGGATGAAAAAACATAAGGGTAGTTGTTGACTCATCAAAGCCCTCATGAAAGACATTTTGTTTCAACCACGCGGTCttagacattttttttctattttgttttggtcttaaaaacatttttaaaaagaaaaattaagacaatcaattatttttgtttgtttttttaacataagaagcaattttatttttttttaaatgtaagaaaatttaatctaactagcatttagcccgtgcatttacatgattaataatataaaaaattctgaaaaaaattacggataacatttttaattttatttttaaccgttttaagtttatgggtgggtcaacctacaatccaacccaagtatccatttactcaacatcattatattaatgttatatatatatatatatatatattagttagttaaaaaattgaatttatattaatgttaaaacgtcccgtgttcatcaaatttgatgttgaatttaaaatataaagtcttagtagcctagtagataaaaggttgtacttgtttttgttaggttgcaagttcgaaacatacatatagcattttttattttatttttaaccgttttaaatttaaagcggttcaacccacaatcttactcaagtattcaaattaaccacaactctcgacctgccaatccggacactttaaaaattaagcatcattatatatatatatagatacccACATTAATGGTTCCTATTTTAACTCAAAACGCTTTTGAATAAAATCGAACTAGTAACCTTTTAGTATTTTAAGTCTACTTTTTATCCTTAGATTATTTTGGTGAGTTTTAATGTATAAAGCTAATTAGATACACCCATATgacttttacttttatataaaatgCTTGACCGTCTCTTATGAACCATGGTTAGATAGCTATttagttagttatatatatttgattgaatctcaattcaatttaatttacttaattattttcacaaatatgtttaagtatttaaaaaaataaaaataaaaacagattttgatggattatatcataatttatttgagaaataattttttggctggatttttttatctataaatttgtattttgcTTTTGACTTGTATAAAAGAGTTGTTAAATTTTAGATATacaatatattagttagttccctttgaacaaaatttaatataaaaaatataacttttttcatGATTATGTTGTTCTTTCTATCCAAGGAAATCAACTCcaaataaaaagatatattttatcaaatgagTTACGAACGAAACTTCATGGCTAAGTAAATActtcaatttgtttttgtttctaatTCAACAATCAATAACAATGACATAATCTATAcaattattctaataaaatattagctTATGCAATAGCCCAATTTATAACATACAATTTTGAACATCTCCTCTATTTTGCTATCCAAGGTTTGTTTTGATTAGAATAAACATTCTGATTTATTAAATGTATTgacaataaaacaaataatcatTACTTTACAAAGTTGTCAATTATCAAAAATTGCTTGTTTCTAAACTTGAAATGTATTATGTATCAGATCGCATGATTATTCTCGTTGTACCAAAACAAATGAAGAAAtcaatttataacttataagttTTCGACatgagtttatatttattagtgtttgttttgattattatttaaatataatttatttcaagtaagtagaaatttgaatttgatggtAACTAGGGTTATGTCTAATTTGGTGATGCTTATATGTGGTAATTCTCTTAATGAATTTCAGTCCAAGGATTAAAACTATATGTTTATTGCAAATTGTCTTGTGTTAACTTATAATGTCATTTTGGGATTATTAGtatcacattattttataaaaagtgttatttgatcaaataaagTATTGCAAATTGTACATCTTGTCACGTTATTAGAATATTATACATGAAAGTATAATGATATGGCAGACATGCTAATAAAGGTAAGGAGACAATTGGGAAAAAATCCCTCGTACCTTACAATCAtgtgttcttctttttttatttagatgTACAACTCcatactttataattttaaatttagacaGTTTCTTTTGATATCTTGTACAAGCAATTTCAAGAATGAGAACAATTTGTATTttgtcattaattaaaaatagttgaGACATGATCAATATTATCTCCTAACACGGCTCTATaatgtcattaattaaaaaaggaCATGTATTTTCATAGCACGGCTTTAGAGACCAAAGCCTGACTccactttaatttaaatgtttttaatgtgAGTTTGACTTgaaactgttttttttaaataaaacttagtctattaaatttatattattgagttaattatttctttaaatatattgaGTTAAACCATCTCATGTAACACTTATGTAATGACGAAGAATTTCATACACATTACACGCATCAGGGAATATTATCTAGTTTTTATTTtcgtaaaaatataattaacactttttaaaaaaataatatagagatacataataatttgatgttaaaattaatctaccttaattaattaattatcatcttTATAAGTTGGGATTATACCATATAAGTTGTGATTATACGAAATAAGTCAAATATTGGgagaacatatttttttatgtgaCCTCGAAAGGTCAGACGGAGGCACACGTTCTTTTTTAGGAAATTCAATCTCTTTAAATcctcaaaatattcaaaaccaagTTATTATCGACAAGAGACAAGAGTCATGGGAACCATCTTCCCCTCCATGCACATAGAAATATAAAGTGTCTGGGCGTGGCCAACCCGGTAGTATGGTAATAGTCATCGTCGTCAAAGGAAACTCTTTGATCATCCATAACCCCGCAAATCAGCCTTCAGGCTCACCCTGAACGGTTCGATACATGAGCGACTCTCAAATTGATAAATTGTCCCAACATTTAGTGTCCAAGGTATTTTTATCCTCTCTTTTTTGGTATATATccgataattaaaatatttgtccTTATTAATGACTAAGTAAAGCATAAAGGTGaattgttgaattatttaattatgaattttaggATTATTTTTGTAAGGTCTggtaataatttcaatttatatccTTAACTTTTACACTTGTTACATTCcaatattgttaatatttggaTATTATTGTCGGAAAATTGTGACTCAATTAAGTAACGGGTTTCGAGTTATGTTAAATCAAGCTCAACTGGGCTTGTCTCTAACATGGGCCCAATTGGGCTTGTATCTATTAAGATCACTTAGAGGAGGAGGGCTTGGACTTAGCCATCTTAATGGTTATAGGCCTTAGGCCTAGGATTGCAAAACCAttctaaaaaactattttaactaaaataatttataatatacattttttttttttatcaatttatattatatttatttaaataaattttatatatttgtcatattagaaatataagtttaaatattattttgtttgtgatgttataatatatttacaatttatttattctaaacaacattatattcataaaattcaTGTGTAATGaaagtgaaaatattttaaactaaaagctgtttaaatattaaattttataatgtttgcTACCCTCTTCTAATAACTAAATCATGGTCTATGTTCAGAAGAGaaacatataaaaacaaaaataatggtTAAAATCTAATATTCAAGAATAACATATGACTTATCTTTTACTACAAAGAATAacatataacttaatttaacttacttttgttttaatttaaactacTTAAAATACACTCATTTGAATATTGATATGTCTTTCTCAACCCTTTAAATGAGAAATCTTTAACTAAAATTCAATTAGGTTATCAAACCCTATTTTTAGGTCACTTAGGTTATCAAACCTTGCTCTCAAtgcattttataatttagatatttCCTTTGCTTGCACTCTACTCTAAAAGGACCATAacccattattattattattattattattaatgaactttaaaaaataacatggGTAGTAGTTGTTATTTCTTATCAATCCCAAAATTcaactatatattataattagattcTTCCCCCACtacttaaaattcaattatttttaccCACCAACTCTTCCtcattttagtatatttttttatttacgaTTCTTTTCTAATTCATCGTTGCAAACGATATCGTATTGAGTAGTCTTTTATGTCAAACTTAAAGGAACTTTCGCATTATTATTGTCTTAACTATGGTATACATTTATGTCCATTTCGAttagaatgaaaaataaatgaaattgaaattgaagatAACCGACAAATCCAAGAAGATCTTGATTGAGTGGAAGTGATATTTGAAGAATTAGATATGGAAGAATGCCCCCATCAAATTTAAAGCTTGATAGAGATAGCTAGTGGTTATGATAGGGCCGCCAACCACTTAGTGTCTAAAACATggtaaaaaatatcatttcaaacaataattaattgatcCAAATCAAACAATGTATAGAGTAACAAACAaggggattatttgaaaaattattttgtttcatcAAACTAATACAAATGTGATTATATTTAGAACTAAGTATTGTAACCGACCGGACATGTAGGTCCATGATATAGGATTCAATAccttttattattcattttattttagtacttctacaagtatattaattttttatgtaatttttttttataaaggacATCATATTAatcttaaattagttatttcaaTAACCCATGATCAAACAAGACCCTAGTTATCTCATCATGgacaagaaaagaaaaagaagataattctttaattaaagtTTCATTAATAATTATCACATAAGATTAGAAACCGGAGTTGCTCCATCTTTTTTAGGATCTTTATCAACATAAGACATTAAATAAATCttcagtttttaaataaaagaaaaagaaaaagtataatGAAGATATGGAGatattcattttattcattatgtTCCTCTTATTTTTGCTTTGCTGATTTTCCTTTACAGTCTAGGGCGGGAATAATTgaatatacttttttaaataagaaatttgaataattactgtcatataataataaacatttttaaaatagtgaatataactctttttaatattttgtcaacAAAAGAAAATGCTTTGTGTATAAAGGTCTGCATTGCATTCAAATATAAATGTAATCAAATATCTAATTTAAAcgtagatttaaataaaattatgtttagatCCATAACAATCAAACGAGGTATAACTGTCCTAGCTAATTCGCTCAATTCACATATAAATgtcacataaatattttattctaaatgcttcatctttataattattactttCCCTTTTTTGGCTTGATCTTTCTAACTattctaattattaatctttttttttcttgaccatataaatttaagtagagCTGCAAACCTGAGTGGAAAAAAATACCGATATTAAAGTTATATCTAAAATATCGTAccgtaatatattgaaaatatcgatttttaaggtataccgataccgaaattattggtaTGGTAAaggtataagatttttaaaattttggtatatcaaaatataccaaaataccgaaataatatttataaattaaaatatatatatatatataattcttataaagaaataattaaataaattaaatattaatttaattatagaaatataatttttaaataatatcaaaatataattatactgaaatattattttatatatgtctCTTTACCTCAccgatgagattgattttttttatgttaatatgttCTTTAGGTCAAAGGTATAATACTGATACTGTAACGAAATTaagatataccgaaatcaaggtaaatgtatgaattttttgttataatttaattatctaaaaaaatattaaattttttctttttttttattttaatatttttcttttttccaattATTGATGTGATGtcatatcaattttaaatttatattttttcaataaattattctaaattttaaggAAGTTGAATTTGTAAACCACTtactcaaatattaatttactcatatatactcaaattaacctaatcattcatttttttaaaaaaatttacacaTAAAATGTGTTAAGAATGTGTTGTTTACAGACCATATAATAACAAACTAAAATACtagtctttattttaattaaacgaAAAATTTATATCCATTAGTTATTATATACAATTTAACATTAGCTCAACTAACAAACTAACAAACCTATTAATTCAAATACAGAAAATATCTCAAATTCGATTTTCACGAAAtcacttacaattttttttttataagtttcaagtttaaaaataagttaatatttgaattaaaatgtaattaaatatgttGCTTTGTAAATTAGTCTTCCCATTTAAGTAAAGTTGGTTGAAATTGGTCTCTCTGTTCATCTTATGGGAAGTGAGAACTGAGAAAGTTGGTAACCCTAAAACCctcctctctctctttctctcacaCACACGCTCACTCacagtgatatatatatataaataagtcttCAAAAGAGAGAAGGATTGTGAATAAAACCCCACAAAAGGTGAAAAGTTAGGAGGAAAGTAAAATCATGGACACCAACAAGCAGTAGGAGGAACTTTGGATTCGAAGTTCAACCAGACAACACTAAAAGCAACCCTTCAACTATAATCCCATTAAGAACAACCAGACAGAGTCTAGAGAGAGAAGGAACAGAGTTTGCATCTATGCATATGTTCATTACTAGTTCCTCTGTTTTTTTCTTTGATCAAGATTCCAACTTTCTCCAAGAAAGACTGTCTCCTTGGTGAGGTTTCTgtgtttaatttcaattttcttatataaGAAGATTGAGTTTTCTTCATTGTTCTTCAGGTAAGAACCAACAGTTATGCTAGAGGCGACGGCATGGGGAAGAAAGGGAATTGGTTTTCTGCAATTAAGAGAGTTTTCATACCCAACAACAACTCTAGAAAAGACAAGCCAACCAATGTAacccttttcttttctcaatttcatttcatttcatttctccATAGTAATATGATCTCTTCCTTTTGAATggctcaaaggagaagaagggAAGAAGAGGGAAATTGAAGCATGGGGAGAGCAAATCATTCATTCCCCTCTTTAGGGAACCAAGCAGCATCGAGAAGATATTGGAAGAAGCCGACGAAGCAAAACTGTTTCGCCAGCATTCCTCTGCGTCTTCTGAGCAATCAACAAAGTTTCCACCTTTATTCATCCAAAGGGCGCCACACCCACCCAGGATTCGTTCTCCAAACTCTGCTTCTTCAAGGATCAATCGACCCGAGCCAACTCAGCGATATCGCCACCTTTCAGCTACTAAGATTCAAGCAGCCTATAGAGGCTACGAGGTATGTTTCTTTCTTTTCAGTGAATTGAATTTGCTATGTACAGAAATGCTTGCCTTATTTCGTTTGAACCAGGCAAGGAGGAGTTTCAGAGCATTGAAGGGATTAGTGAGGCTTCAAGGAGTGATAAGAGGACAAAATGTGAAGAGACAAACGGCAAATGCTATGAAAATGATGCAGCTTCTTGTAAGGGTTCAAACTCAAGTACAATCTCGAAGGATTCATATGTTGGAGAACCAGGCAATGCAACGTCGTCAAGCTCAAAAGATTGATAGAGAATTGGAAACTACCTTGAGCAAATGGACGACGGTTCAGGTATATTTTCACTTCTGTTAATGCAACCCAGTGAGGACCCATTAATGAAAATGAACCCTAATTGAATCAATTGAAATTGTGGATGTCTGACAGAATGATGAATGGGATGATAGTATGCTTCCTATGGAAGAAAGAGAGGCAAGGCTGCAAAGGAAAGTGGAGGCAATGATGAAGAGAGAAAGGGCAATGTCATATGCATATTCTCACAAGGTAAACATTAATGAATCCCTTCCCACATTTAGgtctataataataaacaagGGCTTAGTGTTTATATCAAAACATTTACCCGACAGTTATGGAAAGCAACTCCTAAATCAGCAAACGCGGGGGCAATGGACAATATAGGACATGGGGGATATCCGTGGTGGTGGAACTGGCTAGAACGACAGCTACCACCACCCAAGACCACTCCCGATTGGTCTTCCACCAAGAACTTCaaaatgactcctcaaagtcaaatGCCAACTCCACAGCAGCCCAAACCAAGTCCATCGCCAGCATCGTTTGGATTAGACAATCTGGAAATTCTAACTCCAAGTTCAACAAAGTCAGTTTTCCCAACCAGAAGCAAGCCATTATTTAACAACACCCCATCATCAAGAACACCCCTTGTAAACGGCTTGGGACAAATGAGATACTCTAAGAACGACGACGACAGCCTGACCAGCTGCCCGCCCTTCTCTGTCCCAAACTACATGACATCAACTGTCTCCACAAACGCTAAGGTGAGGGCATGTAGCAATCCAAAAGAGCGGTTTCCAACTCCAGAGACTCCAATTAATGATTCAAAGAAGAGGTTTTCATTTCCATTGACCCCGAATTTCAGTTCTTTCAAATGGAGCAGCAGAGGCTCAAATGATAAGGACTCTAATTCACACAAGGTTCTAGATCAGCATCAGCCTATCCATGCTATGGGGAATACAAGTATTGACTCCACTGTTTCCATGCCCGCTGTTGTTGGCGGGAGGAAACCCTTTAACAGATTTGTGTGATTTCTCTTTATTTACTAAGTGTGCTACTTACTATATATATGGTAAGATTACAGATGATTCTGATTGTATATTGTATaacaataaagaaaaagagTGTAGAAAAACTGATGGTTTGAGTGGGAACAGAGTGTGggttttttcaaatatatattcttttgtgCATACATTAATTACCATTtcgaaataatatttgaatctGTTTGTTTATCAGAAAAATACCGTAAAAAGGACCACAGTTTTGATACCATCTTGATAAGTGATGATGAGCCAATAATGCATACCCAAGAAAACAAGCCTTCTAAATTACAATGCATGCTAAAAGAATTAAGCTTCTACTTGTATCGGTTTTGGTGAATGTTCAGGGATCAGAAAGCCAAACCTTTCCTTTGAAGCAGATTCAGCATGGGTTCGATCATCTCTGTTCTGAAATAAAGGATTTGAAGTTAGCACCTTTAACCCTGAATTCCTTTCTATCTCCAGAACCTCAGGGAATCCATCTATGCATCCTTTCGACATGCCTACGTCGATTCGAATTGCTTGATCATTACAAGCTGTATTGATACCCTTCACCTGAATGGTATGACCCATGATCATTCTTCTAGCACCAGGGATCGTCGCAAGAACATGCTCAAGAGTCGAACAATCGCATTTGTCAGCTGCTTCGTGTGAGAATTTCCTCAACCAAACCAAAGAATTACTCGACCTGTGTATTTCTGGTGAAACCTTCTCTTTCAATCCAATTAGCCAATCTCTAACCTCTTCGTTAATCTTATCAAAACCATAGGTTACATGATTAGGCATGAGACCTCCATGAACAAAAACAGATTCGCCAACAACAAGAACTGTGAAGTTTTTCGAAAGAAATCGACTAGCAATAGGACCTTTTGGTCGAAGTGCAGCAATCCGAGCCCTAATTCCATCATGACAGTCTTGCTTCACGTTAGCAAAAGAAGATGGAATTCCGTGAAAAATGTCCTTAGGTTTAGGCAATCCATCACATAAACTCTTCATTTCATTCCCAATTGAATACCAATACGCCCAGTTTTTGAATTCATCAAGACCTCCCTTGGTCACAAACCTAAAATCGCTTTCCACATTCATTG from Impatiens glandulifera chromosome 5, dImpGla2.1, whole genome shotgun sequence includes:
- the LOC124937844 gene encoding protein IQ-DOMAIN 14-like, with the protein product MGKKGNWFSAIKRVFIPNNNSRKDKPTNEKKGRRGKLKHGESKSFIPLFREPSSIEKILEEADEAKLFRQHSSASSEQSTKFPPLFIQRAPHPPRIRSPNSASSRINRPEPTQRYRHLSATKIQAAYRGYEARRSFRALKGLVRLQGVIRGQNVKRQTANAMKMMQLLVRVQTQVQSRRIHMLENQAMQRRQAQKIDRELETTLSKWTTVQNDEWDDSMLPMEEREARLQRKVEAMMKRERAMSYAYSHKLWKATPKSANAGAMDNIGHGGYPWWWNWLERQLPPPKTTPDWSSTKNFKMTPQSQMPTPQQPKPSPSPASFGLDNLEILTPSSTKSVFPTRSKPLFNNTPSSRTPLVNGLGQMRYSKNDDDSLTSCPPFSVPNYMTSTVSTNAKVRACSNPKERFPTPETPINDSKKRFSFPLTPNFSSFKWSSRGSNDKDSNSHKVLDQHQPIHAMGNTSIDSTVSMPAVVGGRKPFNRFV
- the LOC124937845 gene encoding shewanella-like protein phosphatase 2: MDYSAGKVTGKVTCGDLPLLISSFIDTFIDFTVSDLFFPPPLSQDLNPVPSLSKSSYPSPERLVAIGDLHGDLQKSKLAFRLAGLIDTSDRWIGGSTTVVQIGDVLDRGDDEIKILYFLDKLKLEAAKAGGTIFTMNGNHETMNVESDFRFVTKGGLDEFKNWAYWYSIGNEMKSLCDGLPKPKDIFHGIPSSFANVKQDCHDGIRARIAALRPKGPIASRFLSKNFTVLVVGESVFVHGGLMPNHVTYGFDKINEEVRDWLIGLKEKVSPEIHRSSNSLVWLRKFSHEAADKCDCSTLEHVLATIPGARRMIMGHTIQVKGINTACNDQAIRIDVGMSKGCIDGFPEVLEIERNSGLKVLTSNPLFQNRDDRTHAESASKERFGFLIPEHSPKPIQVEA